Proteins from a single region of Neomonachus schauinslandi chromosome 10, ASM220157v2, whole genome shotgun sequence:
- the PYGB gene encoding glycogen phosphorylase, brain form isoform X4, whose translation MAKPLTDSEKRKQISVRGIAGLGDVAEVRKSFNRHLHFTLVKDRNVATPRDYFFALAHTVRDHLVGRWIRTQQHYYERDPKLGLDLEELEEIEEDAGLGNGGLGRLAACFLDSMATLGLAAYGYGIRYEFGIFNQKIVDGWQVEEADDWLRYGNPWEKARPEYMLPVHFYGRVEHCLEGVKWLDTQVVLAMPYDTPVPGYRNNTVNTMRLWSAKAPNDFKLHDFNVGGYIEAVLDRNLAENISRVLYPNDNFFEGKELRLKQEYFVVAATLQDIIRRFKSSKFGCRDPVRTCFETFPDKVAIQLNDTHPALAIPELMRILVDVEKVDWDKAWEITKKTCAYTNHTVLPEALERWPVSMFEKLLPRHLEIIYAINQRHLDHVAALFPGDVDRLRRMSVIEEGDCKRINMAHLCVIGSHAVNGVARIHSEIVKQSVFKDFYELEPEKFQNKTNGITPRRWLLLCNPGLAGTIAEKIGEGFLTDLSQLKKLLPLVDDEALIRDVAKVKQENKLKFSALLEKEYKVKINPSSMFDVHVKRIHEYKRQLLNCLHIVTLYNRIKKDPARAFVPRTVMIGGKAAPGYHMAKMIIKLVTSIGSVVNHDPVVGDKLKVIFLENYRVSLAEKVIPAADLSQQISTAGTEASGTGNMKFMLNGALTIGTMDGANVEMAEEAGAENLFIFGMRVEDVEALDRKGYNAREYYDRLPELKQAVDQISSGFFSPKEPDCFRDMVNMLLNHDRFKVFADYEAYVACQAQVDQLYRNPREWTKKVIRNIACSGKFSSDRTITEYARDIWGVEPSDLQIPPPNLPRD comes from the exons TTGGGGTTGGACTTGGAAGAACTGGAGGAAATAGAAGAGGACGCTGGCCTCGGGAACGGAGGCTTGGGGAGGCTGGCAG CGTGCTTCCTTGACTCGATGGCCACGTTGGGCCTGGCAGCATATGGCTATGGAATCCGCTATGAGTTTGGGATTTTTAACCAGAAGATTGTCGATGGCTGGCAG GTGGAGGAGGCCGATGACTGGCTGCGCTACGGCAACCCCTGGGAGAAGGCCCGGCCGGAGTACATGCTGCCTGTGCACTTCTACGGGCGGGTGGAGCACTGCCTGGAGGGCGTCAAGTGGCTGGACACCCAG GTCGTGCTGGCCATGCCCTACGACACCCCGGTGCCCGGCTACAGGAACAACACCGTCAACACTATGAGGCTATGGTCTGCCAAGGCACCCAACGACTTCAAGCTCCATGACT TTAATGTGGGTGGCTACATCGAGGCAGTCCTGGACAGGAACCTGGCCGAGAACATCTCCAGAGTCCTGTATCCAAATGATAAT TTCTTCGAGGGGAAGGAGCTCCGCCTGAAGCAGGAGTACTTTGTGGTGGCTGCCACCCTCCAGGACATCATTCGACGCTTTAAGTCCTCCAAGTTCGGCTGCCGGGACCCAGTGAGAACCTGTTTTGAGACGTTCCCAGACAAG GTTGCCATCCAGCTGAACGACACCCACCCAGCCCTTGCCATCCCTGAGCTCATGCGGATACTGGTGGACGTGGAGAAAGTGGACTGGGACAAG GCCTGGGAAATCACAAAGAAGACCTGTGCATACACCAACCACACGGTGTTACCCGAGGCCTTAGAGCGCTGGCCTGTGTCCATGTTTGAGAAGCTCCTGCCACGGCACCTGGAGATCATCTACGCCATCAACCAGAGGCACCTGGAC CACGTGGCCGCCCTGTTCCCTGGGGACGTTGACCGCCTGCGGAGGATGTCTGTGATCGAGGAAGGGGACTGCAAGCGGATTAACATGGCCCACCTGTGTGTGATCGGGTCCCATGCTGTCAACGGCGTGGCGAGGATTCACTCAGAGATTGTGAAGCAGTCAGT CTTTAAGGACTTTTATGAGCTGGAGCCAGAGAAGTTCCAGAATAAGACAAATGGCATCACACCCCGACGGTGGCTGCTGCTGTGTAACCCGGGGCTGGCCGGCACCATCGCGGAG AAAATTGGGGAGGGTTTCCTGACTGACCTGAGCCAACTGAAGAAGCTGTTGCCATTGGTTGATGACGAGGCACTCATCAGGGATGTGGCCAAGGTCAAGCAG GAAAACAAGCTGAAGTTCTCTGCCTTGCTGGAGAAGGAATATAAGGTGAAAATCAACCCTTCCTCCATGTTCGACGTGCACGTGAAGAGGATCCATGAGTACAAGCGGCAGCTGCTGAACTGTCTGCATATCGTCACCCTGTACAACC GAATAAAGAAGGACCCAGCCAGAGCCTTTGTGCCCAGGACTGTCATGATCGGGGGCAAG GCGGCCCCCGGTTACCACATGGCGAAGATGATCATCAAGCTGGTCACATCCATCGGCAGTGTCGTCAACCACGATCCAGTTGTGGGCGACAAGCTCAAAGTGATCTTCCTGGAAAACTACCGAGTGTCTTTGGCTGAGAAAG TGATCCCCGCAGCAGACCTTTCCCAGCAGATCTCCACTGCGGGCACCGAGGCCTCGGGCACGGGCAACATGAAGTTCATGCTCAACGGGGCCCTCACCATTGGTACCATGGATGGAGCCAACGTGGAGATGGCCGAGGAAGCCGGGGCTGAGAACCTCTTCATCTTTGGCATGCGTGTGGAGGACGTCGAGGCCCTGGACCGGAAAGG gtACAATGCCAGAGAATACTATGACCGCCTGCCCGAGCTGAAGCAGGCCGTGGACCAGATCAGCAGCGGCTTCTTCTCTCCCAAGGAACCAGACTGCTTCAGGGACATGGTCAACATGCTGCTGAACCACGACAG GTTCAAGGTGTTTGCAGATTATGAAGCGTACGTGGCATGCCAGGCCCAGGTGGACCAGCTGTACCGG AACCCCAGGGAGTGGACCAAGAAGGTCATCAGGAACATCGCCTGCTCGGGCAAGTTCTCCAGTGACCGGACCATCACGGAGTACGCCCGGGACATCTGGGGCGTGGAGCCCTCCGACCTGCAGATCCCGCCCCCCAACCTCCCCAGGGATTAG